The proteins below are encoded in one region of Planctopirus limnophila DSM 3776:
- a CDS encoding DUF6807 domain-containing protein, translating into MSKLFPRCQAIPVSGYEVKFVVDGWHRLSWHYGTDYPRPYLDPLIGPSGLSLTRMGHPGAPDHDHHQSIWFSHMNVTGLDFWLNGKGPFVRQREWLAYIDSDDEAIMAVRLDWFDGHNPAPLLEQELIVSVRPHDAAESEDPNQLPVGETLVEVETKLTPVSEQLELGKTNFGLMAVRVAKSISAVFGGGRLSSSEGLENEKNIFGKKARWMDYSGPIMPAPDATQPDLEEGITFFDHPSNPDHPTHWHVRNDGWMGASLCFAGPRLITQAQPLKLRYLLHAHTGNHQPEKAAKVFETFSRSPGFVIEKGKVPHYRWWVRRADAVT; encoded by the coding sequence ATGTCGAAACTCTTTCCGCGTTGTCAGGCCATTCCCGTCAGTGGGTACGAAGTCAAGTTTGTCGTGGATGGCTGGCATCGATTGTCGTGGCATTACGGGACGGATTACCCCAGGCCCTATCTGGATCCGCTGATTGGCCCTTCAGGCCTGAGCCTCACACGCATGGGGCATCCGGGAGCACCTGATCACGATCATCATCAGTCGATCTGGTTCTCACATATGAATGTGACTGGCCTCGACTTCTGGCTGAATGGCAAAGGTCCGTTTGTTCGCCAGAGAGAATGGCTGGCTTATATCGACAGTGATGACGAAGCGATCATGGCTGTACGACTCGACTGGTTCGATGGCCACAACCCGGCTCCTTTGCTCGAGCAGGAACTGATTGTCTCCGTGCGTCCGCATGACGCTGCGGAAAGTGAAGATCCGAATCAATTGCCAGTGGGGGAAACTCTGGTTGAAGTGGAAACAAAACTCACGCCTGTCTCCGAGCAGCTTGAACTGGGAAAAACCAACTTCGGCCTGATGGCGGTGCGGGTGGCGAAAAGCATTTCCGCGGTGTTTGGCGGTGGCCGACTGAGCAGCAGCGAAGGTCTTGAAAACGAAAAAAACATCTTCGGGAAGAAAGCCCGCTGGATGGATTATTCCGGGCCGATCATGCCTGCTCCTGATGCCACACAGCCCGATCTGGAAGAAGGGATTACGTTTTTCGATCACCCTTCCAATCCCGATCATCCAACGCATTGGCATGTGCGTAATGATGGCTGGATGGGTGCCTCGCTCTGCTTCGCTGGCCCGCGCCTCATTACCCAGGCTCAGCCACTCAAGCTCCGCTATCTGCTGCACGCTCACACGGGAAATCATCAGCCTGAGAAAGCTGCGAAAGTGTTTGAAACATTCTCCCGCTCTCCTGGCTTTGTGATCGAAAAAGGGAAAGTCCCACATTACCGCTGGTGGGTACGTCGTGCCGATGCGGTGACATGA
- a CDS encoding GumC family protein, protein MQTLMRFWRSVQYRKGLIILAVLAASALGAAYYIVSTRYYESKAELLILQTGSKVLDGAPEGAAMKDLMPTYERIMQGDIVLADAAQKLPVKYRTDFRGVAPADWPGVLKKMVTVRSARQTNVLELTCRSRDPKAAAAILYAVLSASIDFLNKNHQGTSQEILQILSKEKVELEQKLATREAELIELRGRSLTFVSNGTDNATNVAVARVVRLNEEFMKAKEETLRATAQLAALEQAISRGEDVLQFAMASLDVVGKQFMMGELGLDSQEGMAISRMTEQLLQEQAKMRTALESYGPNHPKVMELRDAIQAKEQWMASRRQVTIDRLKQLRMEELTPRLLQMARQRVQHSQQHEASVSAQFDIERQNALSLNGELAKLEILQMDTKRLRAFYDLVLERIRGIDLGKDKGIRTAVVGEPKVNPRPVHPKLSLTVAVSLMAGISLGLALVYLADLLDDRFRSPEETSLQLGAPVLSFIPSLPTYDGNGLDSVHAFVAPHESSTEAFRTLRTAIQFAGDDIRRLVITSTEPGDGKTTVSTNLAVAYAQSGRRTIIIDCDMRRPGLSKTMKLRGSYGLSTILRNDDSIENSLRNNVVVSDLAGLDIIPAGPRPANPLELLSSTRFSELLAYVESQYDQVLIDAPPILAVSDAGVLGRMVDGVVLVVRPDKNQRRSVIRAAETLRMWGNNLLGLALNNMSSDRAGGYGYGYGYGYGYGHTDTDGDHDDLLDDHASSHSSYSSRTAA, encoded by the coding sequence ATGCAAACGCTCATGCGTTTCTGGCGAAGCGTACAGTATCGCAAAGGGCTGATTATTCTCGCCGTCCTGGCAGCCAGTGCTCTAGGTGCTGCTTACTACATCGTTTCGACTAGATACTACGAGTCGAAAGCCGAACTTCTCATCCTGCAGACAGGTAGCAAAGTCCTGGATGGTGCTCCCGAAGGAGCTGCCATGAAAGACCTCATGCCCACTTATGAACGCATCATGCAGGGCGATATCGTTCTGGCAGATGCGGCTCAAAAGCTGCCAGTGAAATACCGCACCGATTTTCGAGGAGTCGCCCCTGCCGACTGGCCGGGCGTCCTCAAGAAAATGGTAACTGTCCGCTCTGCCCGGCAGACCAACGTGCTCGAACTGACTTGCCGCTCGCGGGATCCCAAAGCCGCCGCTGCCATTTTGTATGCCGTTCTCAGTGCCTCCATCGATTTTCTCAATAAGAACCACCAGGGAACTTCGCAGGAAATCCTGCAGATCCTCTCGAAAGAAAAAGTCGAACTCGAACAGAAACTGGCCACTAGAGAGGCCGAACTCATCGAGCTGCGCGGGCGCTCATTGACCTTCGTCAGCAACGGTACAGATAACGCCACAAACGTGGCCGTGGCGCGTGTCGTCAGACTCAACGAAGAGTTCATGAAGGCCAAAGAAGAAACTTTGCGAGCGACGGCTCAACTGGCAGCTCTCGAACAGGCCATTTCCCGCGGTGAAGACGTCCTGCAGTTTGCTATGGCCAGTCTCGATGTCGTGGGCAAACAGTTCATGATGGGAGAACTGGGCCTCGATTCCCAGGAAGGCATGGCCATCAGTCGTATGACGGAACAACTGCTGCAAGAGCAGGCCAAAATGCGGACGGCTCTCGAAAGCTATGGCCCCAATCATCCCAAAGTCATGGAACTTCGCGATGCCATTCAGGCCAAAGAGCAGTGGATGGCCAGCCGCAGGCAAGTCACCATCGACCGGCTCAAACAACTCCGCATGGAAGAACTCACGCCGCGTCTGCTGCAAATGGCCAGACAACGCGTGCAGCATTCCCAGCAGCACGAGGCCTCTGTCAGTGCTCAATTCGATATTGAAAGGCAGAATGCACTTTCACTCAACGGTGAACTCGCCAAGCTCGAAATTCTGCAGATGGATACCAAGCGTTTGCGCGCTTTTTACGATCTCGTCCTTGAGCGAATTCGTGGCATTGATCTTGGTAAAGACAAAGGCATTCGTACGGCTGTCGTCGGAGAACCCAAGGTCAATCCAAGGCCCGTGCATCCCAAATTGTCACTGACAGTCGCTGTCTCTTTGATGGCCGGGATTTCTCTGGGCCTGGCATTGGTGTATCTCGCCGATCTCCTGGATGATCGTTTTCGCTCGCCAGAAGAGACCAGCTTGCAACTGGGGGCTCCCGTCCTTTCGTTTATCCCATCGCTTCCTACATACGATGGGAACGGCCTCGACTCTGTCCATGCCTTTGTCGCTCCTCACGAATCTTCGACAGAAGCTTTCCGCACCTTACGTACGGCGATTCAGTTTGCCGGAGACGATATCCGCCGTCTGGTCATCACGAGTACCGAACCTGGCGATGGTAAGACCACTGTCTCGACAAACCTGGCTGTGGCTTATGCTCAATCCGGCCGACGTACGATCATCATCGACTGCGATATGCGCCGCCCGGGCCTTTCCAAAACCATGAAGCTGCGCGGATCGTATGGCCTCTCGACAATCCTGCGAAACGACGATTCGATTGAGAATTCTCTACGCAACAATGTGGTGGTTTCTGATCTCGCAGGACTCGATATCATCCCAGCCGGGCCCAGGCCGGCGAATCCTCTTGAACTCCTTTCCTCAACCCGCTTCAGTGAACTTCTAGCCTATGTGGAATCTCAATACGACCAGGTTCTGATCGACGCTCCTCCCATTCTGGCAGTCAGCGATGCTGGCGTGTTAGGACGCATGGTCGATGGCGTGGTGCTCGTTGTCAGACCCGATAAAAATCAGCGGCGGTCAGTCATCCGTGCTGCCGAAACACTGCGGATGTGGGGCAATAACCTGCTCGGTCTGGCCCTCAATAACATGTCCAGCGATCGGGCTGGTGGGTATGGCTACGGCTACGGTTATGGCTATGGCTACGGTCATACCGATACCGATGGTGATCACGATGACTTGCTCGATGATCATGCTTCGTCACATTCGAGTTATTCTTCCAGGACGGCCGCCTGA
- a CDS encoding zinc metallopeptidase — MLGFDPVYFVFVIPAFLLSMWAQYRVKAAYAAGMQEPSTISGATAARQMLDDAGLSDVVIEETPGELSDHYDPSTRVVRLSTDVYRSRTLAAVGIAAHEVGHAIQHARHYAPLVIRNAAVPAATVGPMLSFGLLMLGALFAAQGSPLGKLMIIGGIAAFGGIVFFQLVNLPVEFDASNRAKQYLNQMGVVDQQGAVVVRQVLDAAALTYVAATLQSVLTLAYYIFRFSGFLRSNDE, encoded by the coding sequence ATGCTGGGTTTCGATCCGGTTTATTTTGTGTTTGTGATCCCTGCGTTTCTGTTGTCGATGTGGGCTCAGTACCGCGTAAAGGCGGCCTATGCCGCCGGTATGCAGGAACCTTCCACGATTTCTGGCGCGACAGCTGCCCGGCAGATGCTCGATGACGCCGGTCTTTCAGATGTCGTCATCGAAGAAACACCCGGCGAGCTTTCCGATCACTACGACCCCTCCACGAGGGTCGTGAGGTTAAGCACCGATGTGTACCGCTCCAGAACACTGGCCGCTGTCGGAATTGCTGCCCACGAAGTCGGGCACGCCATTCAACATGCTCGCCACTACGCTCCGCTGGTCATTCGCAATGCAGCAGTGCCGGCAGCGACCGTAGGCCCCATGTTGTCGTTTGGACTGCTGATGCTGGGAGCTTTGTTTGCTGCTCAAGGATCGCCTTTGGGCAAACTGATGATCATCGGCGGGATTGCGGCCTTTGGTGGCATTGTCTTCTTCCAACTGGTCAACCTGCCCGTTGAATTCGATGCCTCCAACCGTGCCAAGCAGTACCTGAATCAGATGGGTGTGGTCGATCAACAGGGGGCCGTTGTCGTGAGGCAGGTTCTCGATGCTGCGGCTCTCACTTATGTGGCAGCGACGCTGCAATCGGTGCTGACACTGGCCTACTACATCTTCCGCTTCAGTGGTTTCTTGAGATCCAACGACGAATAG
- a CDS encoding O-antigen ligase family protein, with protein MDATHAEHRSHRSSRRSSSRHRESHARTALNEHSSVRHWTLLDVALVLLAFAIPFIMGGREPYGWIALAILGPLAAGLWCLRQIVTDEPTPLVWSWMYLPMAFVAGVMFLQLTPLPEATLKSISPQLTTLVSLSPGTGAASTWKLLTVAPHESQQGLILFLSTALVFAMTYQHQRQTSDAWRVLGIIACAIIAMALFALLQFFAGTNLFFGFYEHHFGTAKDVVKGAFTNRNNFAHFMAIGIGPVLAWMCYWHMQHQQPADQPSTGGFSSPGFGKTSGISIALIMAGLLAVSAIVISFASLRSLSRMGSIVTILAILTFMISGSFARLISFRMLMGGLLACALVAGGLVIFKPEFMSLDEKVEVAISGGIEEMDGEDGRRKLWQALTVMIKDFPLVGSGLGSHREIYPVYLPKKDGETEYTHAENGYLQIAVELGLPALACAILALVIVFAASIRLHLAKDQELRLIGVAILSAAVATTIHSVTDFAWYAPGNTVILAMLAAVACRCDAFARLQPKGTSSEVSSAVPALPGLQLPQWFYAAPLALTILAGTWWTLELTPVVKAYTQFRQFQLLVFRPRPDIEPQEINTLKLKHILAATKLDPADGRYAILASLQLKNFFIELQERDPENAIPLAQLQQTAGSGGFESNAQLREWLQRVVGPSLKYIDASHQLARRSVRSLPLTGTAYLQMYELGFLQGSSAEQSRNMLEQGLVVRPYASNLLLAKGTALITSGEAEAGMALWKQVFVDYSSARRQIINLLAPSIPAQELIAQFEPDSKAASDILAAYTKLKKEADVVLAADALGKILTRESDQAAPEIARGKLISAAYQFWNAKNLAALRETLAKVEELHPETVAQHRDLGGLYMRLQEWDSAERHLKRCVDLQPANPAYAKMYESVLRSRQSAQRSLSPRTSLVIPAGHQTSPSLSPLR; from the coding sequence ATGGACGCGACGCATGCCGAACATCGCTCGCACCGTTCCTCGAGGCGATCCTCCAGCCGCCATCGCGAGAGTCATGCTCGCACCGCACTTAATGAGCACTCTTCAGTCAGGCATTGGACGCTGCTCGATGTGGCACTGGTGCTCCTGGCTTTCGCGATTCCTTTCATCATGGGCGGTCGCGAGCCTTATGGCTGGATTGCCCTGGCCATACTGGGCCCGCTGGCCGCTGGGTTGTGGTGTTTACGCCAGATCGTGACCGATGAACCCACGCCTCTGGTCTGGTCGTGGATGTATCTACCAATGGCGTTTGTGGCCGGTGTCATGTTTCTACAACTGACACCCCTTCCCGAAGCCACTTTGAAATCGATCTCGCCTCAACTGACCACTCTGGTATCACTTTCACCGGGCACAGGAGCCGCCTCGACGTGGAAGCTGCTCACGGTTGCTCCCCACGAATCGCAGCAGGGATTGATTCTCTTCCTCTCGACCGCGCTGGTCTTTGCCATGACTTATCAGCATCAGAGGCAAACCAGCGATGCCTGGCGTGTCCTGGGGATTATCGCCTGTGCGATCATCGCCATGGCTTTGTTTGCCCTGTTGCAGTTTTTTGCAGGCACTAATCTGTTTTTTGGCTTCTACGAACATCACTTTGGCACAGCAAAAGATGTCGTCAAAGGGGCCTTCACCAATCGTAATAACTTCGCCCATTTTATGGCCATCGGGATCGGCCCTGTCCTGGCCTGGATGTGCTACTGGCACATGCAGCATCAACAACCAGCAGATCAACCGTCGACGGGCGGATTCTCTTCACCAGGCTTTGGCAAAACTTCGGGAATCTCGATCGCCCTGATAATGGCCGGATTATTAGCTGTCAGTGCAATTGTCATCAGTTTTGCTTCGTTGCGATCACTCTCCCGCATGGGCTCCATTGTGACGATCCTGGCCATTCTGACCTTCATGATTTCTGGCAGCTTCGCCAGATTAATCTCCTTTCGAATGCTCATGGGTGGTCTGCTGGCCTGTGCTCTCGTGGCTGGTGGCCTGGTCATTTTCAAGCCGGAATTTATGAGTCTGGATGAAAAAGTCGAAGTCGCCATCAGTGGTGGCATTGAAGAAATGGATGGAGAAGACGGTCGGCGAAAACTGTGGCAGGCCCTCACAGTGATGATCAAAGACTTCCCTCTCGTCGGTAGTGGCCTGGGAAGTCATCGCGAAATTTATCCGGTCTATCTCCCTAAAAAAGATGGTGAGACCGAATACACCCATGCAGAAAATGGCTATCTGCAGATTGCCGTCGAACTGGGGCTCCCGGCACTCGCCTGTGCGATCCTCGCTCTGGTCATCGTCTTTGCAGCATCGATCCGGCTGCACCTGGCCAAAGATCAGGAGCTTCGGCTCATTGGTGTCGCCATTCTCTCTGCGGCTGTGGCGACGACCATACATTCCGTGACGGATTTTGCATGGTATGCACCGGGAAACACCGTCATTCTGGCCATGCTCGCAGCTGTCGCCTGCCGTTGTGATGCATTTGCCCGCTTGCAACCCAAAGGGACTTCCTCAGAAGTTTCATCCGCAGTCCCAGCTTTGCCCGGGCTGCAGTTACCACAATGGTTTTATGCAGCCCCACTGGCACTGACAATTCTCGCGGGAACCTGGTGGACTCTCGAACTCACACCCGTGGTGAAGGCCTACACACAATTCCGTCAGTTTCAACTCCTCGTTTTTCGACCGCGCCCCGATATCGAACCTCAAGAGATCAATACTCTCAAACTGAAGCATATTCTGGCAGCCACCAAACTCGATCCGGCTGATGGACGCTACGCCATTCTGGCCTCTTTGCAGCTCAAGAACTTCTTTATCGAACTGCAGGAACGCGATCCCGAAAATGCCATTCCTCTGGCTCAATTGCAGCAGACAGCAGGCTCGGGTGGATTTGAATCGAACGCCCAACTCCGCGAATGGTTGCAACGGGTGGTTGGCCCATCATTGAAATACATCGATGCCTCCCATCAACTCGCCCGCCGATCGGTTCGTTCGCTGCCATTAACAGGAACCGCTTACCTGCAGATGTATGAACTCGGGTTTCTGCAAGGTTCATCAGCAGAACAATCCCGCAATATGCTCGAACAGGGACTCGTTGTCAGACCGTATGCCTCGAACCTCTTGCTGGCGAAGGGAACCGCACTGATTACCTCAGGGGAAGCAGAAGCGGGGATGGCATTGTGGAAGCAGGTCTTTGTCGATTACTCAAGTGCCAGACGACAGATTATCAATCTCCTTGCACCATCGATTCCTGCTCAGGAATTGATCGCTCAGTTCGAACCCGACAGCAAAGCGGCCAGTGATATTCTCGCTGCCTACACCAAACTCAAAAAGGAAGCAGACGTCGTTCTCGCTGCCGATGCACTCGGGAAAATTCTCACCAGAGAATCCGATCAGGCAGCACCAGAAATTGCCCGCGGCAAGCTGATCTCAGCGGCCTATCAGTTCTGGAATGCGAAAAATCTGGCGGCTCTCCGTGAGACTCTGGCAAAGGTCGAAGAACTCCATCCCGAAACCGTAGCTCAACATCGCGATCTGGGTGGTTTATACATGCGACTTCAAGAGTGGGATTCTGCCGAAAGGCATTTGAAGCGTTGTGTCGATCTGCAGCCCGCAAATCCCGCTTACGCCAAAATGTACGAATCTGTGCTCCGCTCCAGACAATCCGCTCAACGTTCACTTTCTCCCCGCACATCACTCGTGATACCGGCTGGTCATCAGACTTCGCCATCATTATCTCCCCTCCGATAA
- a CDS encoding quercetin 2,3-dioxygenase, translating into MHREPTRKHVWEGRTISVVGDVYRFLVTAQETGGTYTQFEATVPPGGGPPLHIHSREEEGFFVIEGEVTFQINDETIVAGPGMFANVPRGVKHCFRNESDAPARLLITLAPAGLEEMFFAVGHPLEEGSTIPVPATLEDIQKLIEIAPSYGIEILHPDGHASGAE; encoded by the coding sequence ATGCATCGAGAACCAACACGCAAACATGTCTGGGAAGGCCGCACCATCAGTGTCGTCGGCGATGTCTACCGCTTCCTGGTCACTGCACAGGAGACGGGCGGAACTTACACCCAGTTTGAAGCCACTGTTCCACCTGGGGGAGGACCGCCACTGCATATTCATAGTCGTGAGGAGGAAGGCTTTTTCGTGATTGAAGGGGAAGTGACGTTCCAGATCAATGACGAGACGATTGTTGCAGGGCCGGGGATGTTTGCGAATGTTCCACGCGGCGTGAAGCATTGCTTCCGCAATGAAAGTGATGCACCCGCCCGCCTGCTGATCACTCTGGCGCCGGCAGGACTTGAAGAGATGTTCTTTGCCGTCGGGCATCCCTTGGAAGAAGGTTCGACAATTCCCGTGCCGGCAACTTTGGAGGATATTCAGAAGTTGATCGAAATTGCCCCCAGCTACGGCATCGAAATCCTTCATCCAGATGGTCATGCCTCCGGGGCAGAATAA
- a CDS encoding excinuclease ABC subunit UvrC has translation MPEDRLFSGERPLPREKVKTFPTTPGVYLMKDARGRVIYVGKAVNLRSRAGSYFTKQAAIDRRTADLIPEIHDIDFLHADSEVDALLLESRLIKDIQPRFNSDLKDDKTFPYLQITTREPFPRIEFTRRPKSRGVKLFGPFTSARKLRGAIAVLQKIFRFRNCSLDIDPNEEKWRWFRPCLLASLGQCTAPCNLRISKEDYRRDVRRLIMFLEGKKERLLKVMNREMLEASKELKFEKAARLRDQIKALMTLQERGDLASHAQPEAFYVDPKKGLLGLKKVFGLSTLPRRIEGVDIAHLQGGETVASLVQFIDGVPFKQGYKRFKIRTVDGVDDFASMREVVSRRFRRLDQEGENFPDILLIDGGKGQLGAAMEALKSIEVKLPLVISLAKREEEIFLPGESEPKVLSRHSYALRLLQSVRDESHRFAQQYHHLLRRKSTFGEE, from the coding sequence ATGCCCGAGGATCGTCTTTTTTCCGGTGAACGACCTTTACCACGTGAGAAAGTGAAAACTTTCCCTACGACACCCGGCGTCTATCTCATGAAAGATGCTCGCGGTCGCGTGATCTATGTCGGAAAAGCGGTCAACCTAAGAAGTCGCGCTGGAAGTTATTTTACCAAGCAGGCTGCCATCGACCGGCGGACGGCAGACCTCATCCCGGAAATTCACGATATCGACTTCCTCCATGCCGATTCAGAAGTCGATGCCCTGCTGCTGGAATCGCGATTGATTAAGGATATTCAGCCGCGATTCAATTCCGATTTAAAAGACGACAAGACATTCCCTTATCTGCAGATCACCACGCGCGAGCCCTTTCCACGAATTGAGTTCACCCGCAGGCCGAAATCTCGCGGGGTGAAACTCTTCGGGCCATTTACCAGTGCTCGAAAACTTCGCGGAGCCATCGCGGTTCTGCAAAAGATTTTCCGCTTTCGCAATTGCTCGCTCGATATCGACCCGAATGAAGAGAAATGGCGCTGGTTTCGCCCTTGTCTGCTGGCCAGTCTCGGACAATGCACCGCTCCCTGCAATCTCAGGATCTCCAAAGAAGATTACCGGCGGGATGTGCGCCGGTTGATCATGTTCCTCGAAGGAAAGAAAGAGCGTTTGCTCAAGGTGATGAACCGCGAGATGCTGGAGGCTTCGAAGGAACTCAAGTTCGAGAAAGCTGCCCGGCTGCGTGATCAGATCAAAGCTTTGATGACCTTGCAGGAACGCGGCGATCTGGCATCCCACGCACAACCCGAAGCATTCTACGTCGATCCCAAAAAAGGACTCCTGGGGCTCAAGAAGGTCTTTGGTCTCTCAACTTTGCCACGCAGAATTGAAGGTGTCGATATTGCTCATCTGCAAGGTGGGGAGACCGTCGCCAGCCTGGTGCAGTTTATTGATGGAGTCCCCTTCAAGCAGGGATACAAACGATTTAAGATTCGCACTGTCGATGGTGTCGATGACTTTGCTTCGATGAGAGAAGTTGTGAGCCGCCGCTTTCGCAGGCTCGATCAGGAAGGGGAGAATTTCCCGGATATTCTGCTGATCGATGGAGGCAAGGGCCAACTGGGTGCAGCCATGGAAGCGCTCAAATCCATCGAAGTCAAACTTCCACTGGTGATCTCGTTGGCCAAACGCGAAGAAGAGATTTTCCTGCCAGGCGAGAGCGAGCCGAAGGTTCTAAGTCGCCACTCGTATGCACTGCGGCTATTGCAATCCGTCCGCGATGAATCGCACCGCTTCGCCCAGCAGTACCATCATCTTCTCAGACGAAAGTCCACCTTTGGAGAAGAGTAA
- a CDS encoding polysaccharide biosynthesis/export family protein has translation MPSRIESPRYHLPQWNCDMRPPQTPRMKPPQPTVVMFCVLLFGALGYSGCSSPNHFSTRTLPPQLVAKKAENAQTLDLSKLATQYPSNELIGTGDVVEVTIAAGLGATEAVIFPTRVGEDGTANIPVVGPVELAGMELSDAEGAIASVAVSRGLYRQPHVTVTMKRRRLNRITVLGAVNKPGVVELPRDASDLLAAIVAAGNLSPTAGTHVEIRNPDKGAPSPTRNSDPIARVSGQTETGNPNDIKAGVGAKKTLQIDLVSAVKEGRGTEYRLEDGAVINVERHDYQPLQVIGLVTKPGKFDFPVGKDIHVLDAIAIAGGVSSKAANKIYVIRQRTDSSDPAVVTVSMQKAKSNGQENLLLQPGDVVSVEQTAATVMLDTITQVIRFTIGGSAAIF, from the coding sequence ATGCCATCTCGAATTGAATCGCCGCGCTATCATTTGCCGCAATGGAACTGCGACATGAGGCCCCCACAAACACCACGGATGAAACCTCCACAACCAACGGTGGTGATGTTCTGTGTATTGCTGTTTGGCGCCCTCGGATATTCCGGTTGCAGCTCTCCCAACCATTTCTCTACGCGAACATTGCCCCCGCAACTGGTCGCCAAAAAAGCGGAGAATGCCCAGACTCTTGACCTCTCCAAGTTAGCCACACAGTACCCCAGTAATGAATTGATCGGCACTGGCGACGTCGTCGAAGTCACCATTGCGGCTGGCCTGGGAGCCACTGAAGCCGTAATTTTTCCCACACGCGTCGGTGAAGATGGCACTGCCAATATTCCCGTCGTTGGCCCGGTGGAACTCGCCGGGATGGAGCTTTCGGATGCTGAAGGGGCCATTGCTTCCGTTGCCGTCAGTCGTGGTTTGTATCGCCAGCCCCATGTGACCGTAACGATGAAACGCCGCCGCTTGAACAGAATTACGGTTCTGGGTGCCGTCAACAAACCGGGTGTCGTCGAATTGCCTCGCGATGCCAGCGATCTCCTCGCTGCGATTGTGGCTGCTGGAAATCTTTCACCCACTGCCGGCACCCATGTTGAAATTCGCAACCCGGATAAAGGGGCTCCCTCACCCACGCGGAACAGTGACCCCATTGCCCGGGTCAGTGGTCAGACCGAGACAGGTAACCCCAATGACATCAAGGCCGGCGTGGGAGCGAAGAAAACCTTACAGATCGATCTCGTCTCCGCTGTGAAAGAAGGGCGAGGTACGGAATATCGACTGGAAGATGGTGCCGTCATCAACGTGGAAAGGCACGATTACCAGCCATTGCAAGTCATTGGTCTGGTGACCAAGCCCGGAAAGTTCGACTTCCCCGTAGGAAAAGACATTCACGTTCTCGACGCCATTGCGATCGCAGGTGGTGTCTCTTCCAAAGCGGCCAATAAGATCTACGTCATCCGCCAGCGAACAGACAGCAGCGATCCCGCCGTCGTCACCGTAAGTATGCAGAAGGCCAAGTCCAACGGACAGGAAAATCTCTTACTGCAACCAGGCGATGTCGTTTCGGTCGAACAGACCGCCGCCACCGTCATGCTCGACACGATCACCCAGGTGATTCGCTTCACCATCGGTGGCAGTGCCGCCATTTTCTAA
- the panD gene encoding aspartate 1-decarboxylase: MQRTFLKSKIHRATITEALLHYEGSITVDRVLLELADILVHEQVHIYNITNGERFITYAIEGPPNSGVICVNGAGARLVQPGDLIIICSYVQMETAAGQELKPKVILVDRENRALTQPQD; encoded by the coding sequence ATGCAACGCACATTCCTGAAATCGAAGATTCACCGGGCGACGATTACCGAAGCTCTTCTGCACTATGAGGGAAGCATTACGGTGGATCGAGTTCTGCTCGAACTGGCCGATATCCTCGTGCACGAGCAGGTTCACATTTACAATATTACTAACGGTGAGCGATTCATTACTTACGCGATTGAAGGCCCGCCCAATTCGGGAGTGATCTGCGTCAATGGAGCAGGTGCCCGGCTGGTACAGCCCGGGGATCTGATTATCATCTGCTCATACGTCCAGATGGAAACAGCCGCCGGTCAGGAATTGAAGCCCAAGGTGATTCTCGTTGACCGCGAGAACCGTGCTCTCACTCAGCCACAGGATTGA